In a single window of the Nocardioides sp. L-11A genome:
- a CDS encoding XRE family transcriptional regulator, giving the protein MSTATTISVNGERLQRMRTAAGYSRTELATMVDVSASALTRLEAGQHDVDAGVIENLARVLHCAPQLLARPLPDVLFTRPWLRAYADAPKKVVDQHIADTLLAIEAFKGLGLRLVPDSLPIFRGDLNDEEAIDDFAATVREAASIDIDTPIPNVTRAAERLGCVVLPLESELGKHLGMSMYVDGIPVLRVARPSGNDGVPGDRQRFTLAHELAHLTLHASHPAPDTTEEAKAIEKQAHRFAGAFLLPGDAFLAHLDELGGRATLSTLTKMKGRWGVAIKAMVIRLQQLHRIDSDQARSLYKQISSRGMNKREPVEVVNERAIWFARSARDRMGDGFESAASEAALLDTIFITSWMAWEPVAESAPVIDLAARRVNRRGAAI; this is encoded by the coding sequence ATGAGCACCGCGACCACGATCAGCGTCAACGGCGAGCGCCTGCAGCGCATGCGCACCGCCGCCGGCTACTCCCGCACCGAGCTCGCCACCATGGTGGACGTCAGCGCCAGCGCGTTGACTCGGCTCGAAGCGGGGCAGCACGACGTTGACGCTGGCGTCATCGAGAACCTCGCCCGGGTGCTGCACTGCGCGCCCCAACTTCTCGCGCGGCCGCTCCCGGACGTGCTGTTCACCCGTCCATGGCTGCGCGCGTACGCTGACGCGCCGAAGAAGGTCGTCGACCAGCACATCGCGGACACCTTGCTCGCCATCGAGGCGTTCAAGGGTCTCGGGCTGCGACTCGTTCCGGACTCACTGCCGATCTTCCGCGGTGACCTCAACGACGAAGAGGCAATCGACGATTTCGCCGCGACGGTCCGCGAGGCCGCGAGCATCGACATCGACACTCCGATCCCGAACGTCACTCGCGCAGCCGAGCGACTCGGCTGCGTGGTCCTACCGCTGGAGTCCGAGCTCGGGAAGCACCTCGGGATGTCGATGTACGTCGACGGCATCCCCGTGCTTCGAGTCGCCAGGCCTTCCGGCAACGACGGCGTGCCGGGTGATCGACAGCGGTTCACGCTTGCCCATGAGCTTGCCCACCTGACGCTTCACGCCTCGCATCCGGCACCCGACACCACCGAGGAAGCAAAGGCGATCGAGAAGCAGGCGCACCGCTTCGCTGGCGCCTTCCTGCTTCCAGGCGATGCCTTCCTCGCGCACCTCGACGAACTCGGTGGCCGCGCAACTCTCTCGACGCTGACGAAGATGAAGGGACGGTGGGGCGTCGCGATCAAGGCGATGGTGATCCGGCTTCAGCAACTTCATCGGATCGACTCCGACCAGGCACGCAGCCTGTACAAGCAGATCTCGTCACGTGGCATGAACAAGCGTGAGCCGGTCGAGGTCGTGAACGAGCGCGCGATCTGGTTCGCCCGCAGCGCTCGCGATCGGATGGGCGACGGGTTCGAGAGCGCTGCCTCGGAAGCCGCTTTGCTCGACACGATCTTCATCACCTCGTGGATGGCGTGGGAGCCGGTAGCGGAGTCCGCGCCAGTCATCGACCTGGCAGCCCGCCGGGTAAACCGTCGAGGAGCGGCCATCTAG
- a CDS encoding recombinase family protein: MSASSQRRGAAIYLRISLDQTGEGLAIERQRQECHRIVTERGWRVTKEYVDQSITASDARKRRPQYDALVRDFEAGLYDALVCYDLDRLTRQPRQLEDWIDAAEGRGLAIVTANGEADLTTDAGRLFARIKAAVARAEVERKSARQTAAARQRAALGRPPLGVRLTGYLPTGEVVKEEAAVVRRIFALFHGGESLRGIVQTLATEGISARNGRPWNPSTIRGILSNPRYAGRAVYRGAETGELGSWEPLVSEDVFRVVNARLADPRRKTVRLGTDRKHLGSGLYACGVCEGPIQAWSGERYRCRDGCITRSMVPIDSLVLAVIAERLRRPDMADLLAAPPEDATNAMDAVTAAQNRVDAIAADYDGGLIDGTRFAVATAKAKAELKTAEGRLAQLAPNEALATVLAAPDPAEAFLGSSLMAQRAVIGTLTTVHLDRGTRYTRTFDPETVRIGWRTGASS; this comes from the coding sequence ATGAGCGCAAGCAGCCAGCGCCGCGGCGCGGCGATCTACCTGCGAATCTCCCTCGATCAGACGGGCGAGGGCCTGGCGATCGAGCGGCAGCGCCAGGAGTGTCACCGCATCGTGACCGAGCGCGGGTGGCGGGTCACCAAGGAGTACGTCGACCAGTCGATCACCGCGTCCGATGCCCGGAAGCGACGCCCGCAGTACGACGCCCTTGTCAGGGACTTCGAGGCAGGCCTGTACGACGCTCTCGTCTGCTATGACCTCGACCGCCTCACCCGACAGCCGCGCCAGCTCGAGGACTGGATCGACGCGGCCGAGGGACGGGGACTGGCGATCGTGACGGCCAACGGCGAGGCCGACCTGACGACCGATGCCGGTCGGCTGTTCGCCCGGATCAAGGCTGCGGTCGCGCGGGCTGAGGTTGAGCGCAAGTCGGCACGCCAGACTGCGGCGGCCCGGCAGCGCGCGGCTCTCGGGCGTCCGCCTCTTGGCGTGCGGCTCACCGGCTACCTCCCGACAGGGGAAGTCGTTAAGGAAGAGGCGGCCGTCGTGCGGCGGATCTTCGCGCTGTTCCACGGTGGCGAGTCGCTGCGAGGGATCGTCCAGACGCTCGCGACGGAGGGCATCTCTGCCCGGAACGGCCGGCCATGGAACCCGTCTACGATCCGCGGCATTCTCAGCAATCCCCGCTATGCCGGGCGCGCGGTCTACCGCGGCGCGGAGACGGGCGAGCTCGGCAGTTGGGAGCCTCTCGTCAGCGAGGACGTGTTCCGCGTCGTCAACGCCCGCCTGGCCGATCCCCGCCGCAAGACCGTGCGGCTCGGGACCGACCGCAAGCACCTGGGCTCGGGTCTCTACGCCTGCGGCGTCTGCGAGGGCCCAATCCAGGCATGGTCGGGCGAGCGCTACCGATGCCGCGACGGATGCATCACGCGGTCCATGGTGCCGATCGACTCCCTCGTCCTGGCGGTCATCGCGGAGCGCCTGCGCCGGCCGGACATGGCGGACCTGCTCGCCGCACCTCCGGAAGACGCTACGAACGCCATGGATGCCGTGACGGCCGCTCAGAACCGCGTCGACGCGATCGCGGCCGACTACGACGGCGGCCTGATCGACGGCACCCGGTTCGCCGTGGCGACAGCAAAGGCCAAGGCCGAGCTCAAGACCGCCGAGGGCAGGTTGGCGCAACTGGCACCCAACGAAGCGCTGGCAACCGTGCTCGCGGCACCCGATCCTGCCGAAGCGTTTCTAGGCTCGTCACTCATGGCCCAGCGCGCGGTGATCGGGACGCTGACAACAGTGCACCTTGACCGGGGCACGCGCTACACCAGGACCTTCGATCCGGAGACAGTGCGGATCGGCTGGCGGACGGGAGCGAGCTCGTGA
- a CDS encoding sulfite exporter TauE/SafE family protein, whose product MSLGLFSVLFAGSLAAGALGGALGMAGGIFVVPLLTLVAGASFPDAVAVSLVSVVACSCASAPQFLEAGLTNLRLAVVLEVATALGALVGVTLIGAIPRSALYGIFAVVLFGSALQMAAGRSDHSRPAPSHHRPRRLDGGFTEHDGSVVTYQVVRLPWGAALMFAAGSLSALLGIGSGVLKIPAMDAAMRLPIKASSATANLMIGVTACGAAAAYLLSGRLDLDLSAPVVLGSLAGSVLGARFLVRTAARWLRAVFTTVLLVVAVPMAANAFGLHWGVSA is encoded by the coding sequence GTGAGCCTCGGGCTCTTCTCGGTCCTGTTCGCCGGATCGCTCGCGGCCGGTGCCCTCGGCGGTGCCCTCGGCATGGCCGGAGGCATCTTCGTCGTGCCGCTGCTGACCCTGGTGGCCGGCGCGTCCTTCCCCGACGCGGTGGCGGTCAGCCTCGTCTCGGTCGTGGCCTGCTCGTGCGCCAGCGCCCCTCAGTTCCTCGAGGCGGGCCTGACGAACCTGCGCCTGGCTGTCGTCCTCGAGGTGGCGACCGCCCTCGGGGCGCTGGTCGGCGTGACCCTGATCGGCGCGATCCCTCGCTCGGCGCTGTACGGGATCTTCGCGGTCGTCCTGTTCGGCTCCGCGCTGCAGATGGCGGCCGGCCGCAGCGATCACTCCCGGCCCGCGCCATCGCATCATCGACCTCGGCGTCTGGATGGCGGGTTCACCGAGCACGACGGAAGCGTGGTCACCTATCAGGTGGTCCGGCTGCCCTGGGGAGCGGCGCTGATGTTCGCCGCCGGATCGCTCTCGGCGCTGCTCGGGATCGGGAGCGGCGTCCTCAAGATCCCGGCGATGGACGCGGCCATGCGACTGCCCATCAAGGCCTCGTCGGCCACCGCGAACCTGATGATCGGCGTCACCGCGTGCGGCGCGGCGGCCGCCTACTTGCTCTCCGGCAGACTCGACCTCGACCTGTCGGCACCGGTCGTCCTCGGCTCACTCGCCGGATCGGTGCTCGGAGCCAGGTTCCTCGTCCGCACCGCCGCGCGGTGGCTGCGCGCCGTGTTCACGACCGTGCTGCTGGTCGTCGCCGTGCCCATGGCGGCGAACGCGTTCGGCCTGCACTGGGGAGTCTCGGCATGA
- a CDS encoding GntR family transcriptional regulator, whose product MSKDAPLYAQVERSLVARLGVSLHPGDRLPTEDELIAEFGVSRITVRRAIQNLAARDLVVTRRGRGTFVTSPSFRQPLTALTGFVEDMDAHGLPARARVVSIDEVVAPPEARTALELPLGAMATRIQRVRLAVGRPVSFDDTYLPVDLGRRVAQDDLENEQIFTLLESRHGTPLVEAAYALRASTADAVLADALEVAEGSAIFRVERTSYTLGQRPVDYEVLHYRGDAITFTTRLPRARTPGRGQ is encoded by the coding sequence GTGAGCAAGGACGCCCCTCTCTACGCGCAGGTCGAACGGTCCCTCGTCGCGCGACTCGGCGTGAGTCTCCATCCAGGCGATCGGCTCCCCACCGAAGACGAGCTGATCGCCGAGTTCGGCGTCAGCCGGATCACGGTGCGCCGGGCGATCCAGAACCTCGCCGCGCGCGACCTCGTCGTCACCCGGCGCGGACGGGGGACCTTCGTGACCTCCCCCAGCTTCAGGCAGCCCCTCACCGCCCTGACCGGCTTCGTCGAGGACATGGACGCGCACGGCCTGCCCGCGCGGGCACGCGTGGTCAGCATCGACGAGGTCGTCGCGCCCCCGGAGGCGCGTACGGCGCTGGAGTTGCCGCTCGGAGCGATGGCGACCCGCATCCAGCGCGTGCGCCTCGCGGTCGGGCGGCCGGTGTCCTTCGACGACACCTACCTGCCCGTCGATCTCGGCAGGCGCGTTGCGCAGGACGACCTGGAGAACGAGCAGATCTTCACCCTGCTGGAGTCCCGCCACGGCACGCCACTGGTCGAGGCCGCCTACGCACTCCGGGCGAGTACGGCGGACGCCGTCCTCGCCGATGCGCTGGAGGTCGCCGAGGGAAGCGCGATCTTCCGCGTCGAGCGGACGTCGTACACCCTCGGACAGCGGCCCGTGGACTACGAGGTGCTGCACTATCGCGGCGACGCGATCACCTTCACCACCCGCCTGCCTCGGGCACGCACACCGGGACGGGGGCAGTGA
- a CDS encoding (2Fe-2S)-binding protein, translating to MIVCQCRVVTDRDVDAALADGARSVGAVCRSTGAAQDCGSCIFSVKALVQQHHERECAHLRADGAAS from the coding sequence ATGATCGTCTGCCAGTGCCGCGTCGTCACGGATCGTGACGTCGATGCTGCCCTCGCGGACGGCGCGCGGTCGGTCGGCGCGGTGTGCCGGTCGACGGGTGCGGCCCAGGACTGCGGGTCCTGCATCTTCTCGGTGAAGGCGCTGGTGCAGCAGCACCACGAGCGCGAGTGCGCGCACCTGCGGGCGGACGGCGCCGCGAGCTGA
- the bfr gene encoding bacterioferritin, with product MQPVDPRVVELLNEALTFELTVTNTYFLHARMLDNWGLPKLGKVFYDLSIDEMRDADDLINRILMFDGHPNVQRLNAIQVGETAEEMLDLALASERAAVAQFNAAAEECHQLGDHGTAAVFEEMVRDEEKHADWFESQIDAMGRVGVQQYLAQHVAAGEGPA from the coding sequence ATGCAGCCAGTCGATCCCCGCGTCGTCGAGCTCCTCAACGAGGCGCTCACGTTCGAGCTCACGGTCACCAACACCTACTTCCTGCATGCCCGCATGCTCGACAACTGGGGCCTGCCGAAGCTCGGGAAGGTGTTCTACGACCTCTCGATCGACGAGATGCGCGACGCCGACGACCTGATCAACCGGATCCTGATGTTCGACGGCCACCCCAACGTCCAGCGGCTCAATGCCATCCAGGTAGGGGAGACGGCCGAGGAGATGCTCGACCTCGCCCTGGCCAGTGAGCGCGCAGCGGTCGCCCAGTTCAACGCGGCGGCCGAGGAGTGCCACCAGCTCGGGGACCACGGGACCGCCGCGGTCTTCGAGGAGATGGTCCGCGACGAGGAGAAGCACGCGGACTGGTTCGAGAGCCAGATCGACGCGATGGGCCGCGTCGGCGTCCAGCAGTACCTCGCCCAGCACGTCGCCGCCGGCGAGGGGCCCGCCTAG
- a CDS encoding DUF222 domain-containing protein, which produces MVSDRAVVDLSAGEVLEFVATRHAARLQAERDILEAAYQWAVLHHPDRLPVDDRRGRSRARRVGGAGTPLVTEHAAAAFGARVQTSPYGARRLIADAVDLHLRLPRLWAGVRAGTVRVPHARHVAAATRDLTPEEAAWVDAEVHEVADGRLAWARFETVVDGKVAAAAPELARAREEAAAKERCARMSRVNRHGMATFTIKADAVTIAGIDAAVSAVAEKLKEQQPDAAVNDRRVAAAALLLNPTAHADLDLSVGPVKVRATVYLHLYADSPIARLEGHGPVTIARMMRLLGEAGARTRITPVIDLPGQAPVDAYEIPARLREAVHLIHPADVFPYAANTTRDVDLDHAVPYSEGGPTSIGNLGPLTRTHHRVKTHAGWQVRHPFPGIVIWRDPYGAHYLIDPTGTRRVTPTTGDDTPTRTDIMVTHFVLDHTAA; this is translated from the coding sequence ATGGTCAGTGATCGGGCGGTGGTCGACTTGTCGGCCGGTGAGGTTCTCGAGTTCGTCGCGACCCGTCACGCTGCCCGCCTCCAGGCGGAGCGGGACATCCTCGAGGCCGCGTATCAGTGGGCGGTGCTGCACCATCCCGACCGGCTCCCGGTCGATGATCGGCGGGGCCGGTCGCGGGCTCGTCGTGTGGGTGGGGCTGGCACGCCGCTGGTCACCGAGCACGCCGCGGCGGCGTTCGGGGCCCGGGTCCAGACCAGCCCCTATGGTGCACGCCGGTTGATCGCGGATGCGGTCGACCTCCACCTCCGCCTCCCGAGGCTGTGGGCCGGTGTCCGGGCCGGCACCGTGCGGGTGCCGCATGCCCGCCACGTCGCGGCCGCGACCCGCGACCTCACTCCTGAGGAAGCAGCCTGGGTCGACGCCGAGGTCCATGAGGTCGCGGACGGCCGGTTGGCGTGGGCCCGGTTCGAGACCGTGGTGGACGGCAAGGTCGCCGCCGCTGCGCCGGAGCTCGCCCGCGCCCGGGAGGAGGCTGCGGCGAAAGAGCGGTGTGCTCGCATGTCGCGGGTCAACCGGCACGGGATGGCGACGTTCACCATCAAGGCGGACGCGGTCACGATCGCGGGGATCGATGCCGCGGTGAGCGCGGTCGCGGAGAAACTGAAAGAACAGCAGCCGGACGCGGCCGTGAATGACCGTCGGGTCGCCGCGGCTGCGTTGTTGCTCAATCCCACCGCACACGCCGACCTGGACCTCTCGGTCGGGCCGGTGAAGGTCCGGGCCACGGTGTACCTGCACCTGTACGCCGATTCCCCGATCGCCCGGTTGGAGGGCCATGGCCCGGTCACCATCGCCCGGATGATGCGACTGCTCGGTGAGGCGGGAGCCAGGACCCGGATCACCCCCGTCATCGATCTACCTGGCCAGGCACCGGTCGATGCCTACGAGATCCCCGCCCGGCTGCGTGAGGCGGTGCACCTGATCCACCCCGCCGACGTGTTCCCCTACGCTGCGAACACCACCCGCGACGTCGATCTGGACCATGCGGTCCCCTACAGCGAGGGCGGGCCGACCAGCATCGGCAACCTGGGGCCGTTGACGCGTACCCATCACCGGGTCAAGACCCACGCCGGTTGGCAGGTGCGACATCCGTTCCCCGGGATCGTGATCTGGCGCGATCCCTACGGGGCCCACTACCTCATCGACCCGACCGGCACCCGCCGGGTCACCCCCACCACCGGTGACGACACACCCACCCGCACCGACATCATGGTCACCCATTTCGTCCTCGACCACACCGCCGCCTGA
- a CDS encoding AAA family ATPase, with protein MRRVSVVGSSGSGKSTLARRLAAALEVEYVELDSLFWGPDWTPATAEQLRQRARLATAGEAWVVDGNYQSKLGTQVWERADTVVWLDPPRWRAMWQSISRTARRAATGQELWSGNRETWRGLMFWRGADSVVWWAWTTHRGTRERYATAMGEATGTGPAWHRLRTRRDVARFLDAVSGGAAARPSRGPRRTRR; from the coding sequence ATGCGCCGGGTCTCCGTCGTCGGCAGCTCCGGGTCCGGCAAGTCGACGCTCGCGCGCCGCCTCGCGGCGGCCCTCGAGGTCGAGTACGTCGAGCTCGACAGTCTGTTCTGGGGACCGGACTGGACGCCGGCCACGGCCGAGCAGCTCCGGCAGCGCGCCCGGCTCGCCACCGCCGGTGAGGCCTGGGTCGTCGACGGCAACTACCAGAGCAAGCTCGGCACCCAGGTCTGGGAGCGCGCCGACACCGTGGTCTGGCTGGACCCGCCCCGCTGGCGGGCGATGTGGCAGTCGATCAGTCGCACCGCACGCCGTGCGGCCACCGGTCAGGAGCTGTGGTCGGGCAACCGAGAGACCTGGCGTGGCCTGATGTTCTGGCGCGGCGCGGACTCCGTCGTGTGGTGGGCCTGGACGACGCACCGCGGCACCCGGGAGCGGTACGCCACGGCGATGGGCGAGGCCACGGGAACGGGCCCGGCCTGGCACCGGCTGCGCACCCGCCGCGACGTCGCGCGGTTCCTCGACGCCGTCAGTGGCGGCGCTGCAGCACGACCCAGCCGAGGGCCACGCCGAACCCGGCGATGA
- a CDS encoding molybdopterin-dependent oxidoreductase, producing the protein MGKSLGPAGAPAPPNAGPPSTVGIGRRSFVGYVLGGTGLVVAADLALGAAPAQAAGLPIPSVPQVPELYDLNDFLTHCALPTSALIAIHIDERGDAHFALPRMEVGQGITTSTAMIIADELDLPLDRVHVTLAPARRELLFNQLTGGSNTTISTYTPIRVAAAVARKALLDAAAIQLGALVTTLTVKGGVIADLLGNTLTYGEASVLAAPETTRQVRVELKEESEHAIVGTPQRRVDARDAVTGRKRFAMDLDVPGALPTMVCRAPDLNGTAKEVRNQAAVEAMPGVTHVAIIPTGVAVRARTFGQCIDAVRALDVGWNAGTVAGRSSADILKQLRRAELPLAVPKLGATTVEGEFVFHFRSGSALEPNCAIADVRADSATIWGGLKSPIDAQSKVAKALGMGQGRVTVNVVQGGGSFGRKLFSDAAIEAAHASKAFGAPVKLMWHRADEPRQGRVHPMATSRIRATVLLGSVISFEQRHTSVSTDFTHGLGERLTAEVAALPTGLGNLGFSETVFLLSQELPYDFGVVTQLLNESNYDVDRFNTSSVRNIYSPDVRCANELIVDRLAAKLKLDPVAFRLRYAKSGIVKRVLRRAAELGEWGRAMPAGTAQGIAIHKEYKGATAVLVEIDCRPETVNRTVRDAVTGPRVTRATVVVDCGLAINPLGIEAQMMGGFSDGLAQALSYGNHLVDGHFLEASWDNSAYTRQWNTPFDFRCEVLDSDRREPGGIGEAGVAASMAAVACAYARATGTMPTEFPINFHDPLHFEPKPFVPSVPESPVNGLDHVS; encoded by the coding sequence ATGGGGAAGTCACTCGGGCCTGCCGGCGCGCCCGCACCACCGAACGCCGGACCACCCTCCACTGTCGGAATCGGCCGCCGCTCCTTCGTCGGATACGTGCTGGGCGGGACCGGCCTCGTCGTGGCCGCCGACCTCGCGCTCGGCGCCGCGCCGGCGCAGGCCGCGGGCCTGCCGATCCCGTCGGTGCCGCAGGTCCCGGAGCTCTACGACCTCAACGACTTCCTCACCCACTGCGCGCTGCCGACCTCGGCGCTGATCGCGATCCACATCGACGAGCGGGGCGACGCGCACTTCGCGCTGCCGCGGATGGAGGTCGGACAGGGCATCACGACCTCGACGGCGATGATCATCGCCGACGAGCTCGACCTGCCGCTCGACCGCGTGCACGTGACGCTGGCCCCGGCGCGCCGGGAACTGCTGTTCAACCAGCTGACCGGCGGTTCCAACACGACGATCTCGACGTACACCCCGATCCGGGTGGCCGCCGCCGTGGCCCGCAAGGCGCTGCTCGACGCGGCGGCGATCCAGCTCGGCGCGCTGGTCACGACCCTGACCGTCAAGGGCGGGGTGATCGCCGACCTGCTCGGCAACACCCTGACGTACGGCGAGGCGTCGGTCCTCGCCGCGCCGGAGACCACGCGCCAGGTGCGGGTCGAGCTCAAGGAGGAGTCCGAGCACGCGATCGTCGGTACGCCGCAGCGGCGGGTCGACGCCCGGGACGCGGTCACCGGCCGCAAGCGGTTCGCCATGGACCTCGACGTCCCGGGCGCGCTGCCGACCATGGTATGTCGTGCCCCAGACCTCAACGGCACGGCGAAGGAGGTCCGCAACCAGGCGGCGGTCGAGGCGATGCCGGGCGTCACCCACGTCGCGATCATCCCGACCGGGGTCGCCGTCCGCGCGCGCACCTTCGGGCAGTGCATCGACGCCGTGCGCGCCCTCGACGTCGGGTGGAACGCCGGCACGGTCGCGGGCCGGTCGTCGGCCGACATCCTCAAGCAGCTGCGCCGGGCCGAGCTGCCGCTCGCCGTGCCCAAGCTCGGCGCGACGACCGTCGAGGGCGAGTTCGTCTTCCACTTCCGCAGCGGTTCGGCGCTCGAGCCCAACTGCGCGATCGCCGACGTGCGCGCCGACTCCGCCACCATCTGGGGCGGACTCAAGTCGCCGATCGACGCGCAGTCCAAGGTCGCCAAGGCGCTCGGCATGGGGCAGGGCAGGGTGACCGTCAACGTCGTCCAGGGCGGCGGCTCGTTCGGCCGGAAGCTGTTCAGCGACGCCGCGATCGAGGCGGCGCACGCCTCGAAGGCGTTCGGCGCGCCGGTCAAACTGATGTGGCACCGGGCCGACGAGCCGCGGCAGGGCCGGGTGCACCCGATGGCCACCTCGCGGATCCGGGCCACGGTCCTGCTGGGCAGCGTCATCAGCTTCGAGCAGCGGCACACCTCGGTGTCGACGGACTTCACCCACGGCCTGGGCGAGCGGCTGACCGCGGAGGTCGCCGCCCTGCCCACCGGGCTCGGCAACCTCGGGTTCTCCGAGACCGTGTTCCTGCTGAGCCAGGAGCTGCCCTATGACTTCGGGGTCGTCACCCAGCTGCTCAACGAGTCGAACTACGACGTCGACAGGTTCAACACCAGTTCCGTGCGCAACATCTACTCACCCGACGTGCGGTGCGCCAACGAGCTGATCGTCGACCGGCTGGCCGCCAAGCTGAAGTTGGACCCGGTGGCGTTCCGGCTGAGGTACGCGAAGAGCGGCATCGTGAAGCGGGTCCTGCGGCGGGCGGCCGAGCTGGGCGAGTGGGGCCGCGCGATGCCCGCGGGCACCGCGCAGGGGATCGCGATCCACAAGGAGTACAAGGGGGCGACCGCCGTCCTGGTCGAGATCGACTGCCGGCCCGAGACGGTGAACCGGACGGTGCGCGACGCCGTCACCGGCCCGCGGGTCACGAGGGCGACCGTCGTGGTCGACTGCGGACTCGCCATCAACCCGCTGGGCATCGAGGCCCAGATGATGGGCGGCTTCTCCGACGGGCTGGCCCAGGCGCTGAGCTACGGCAACCACCTCGTCGACGGCCACTTCCTCGAGGCCAGCTGGGACAACTCGGCCTACACGCGGCAGTGGAACACGCCCTTCGACTTCCGCTGTGAGGTGCTCGACTCCGACCGCAGGGAGCCCGGCGGTATCGGCGAGGCCGGCGTCGCGGCGTCGATGGCCGCGGTGGCCTGCGCCTACGCCCGGGCCACCGGGACGATGCCCACGGAGTTCCCGATCAACTTCCACGACCCCCTCCACTTCGAGCCGAAGCCGTTCGTCCCCTCCGTTCCCGAGTCGCCGGTCAACGGCCTCGACCACGTCTCCTGA
- a CDS encoding (2Fe-2S)-binding protein, whose protein sequence is MPTHTFQLNGETVTVDVEDDVRILWVLRDVLGVTGPKYGCGINVCKACTSHINGKAFNPCAVPVGAIGPDDEITTIEGLADTAPGAGLHPMQEAWLEYDVAQCGYCQPGQIMAAVALVERVRAERRAITEDDLDSIRNVCRCGTYPRIRDAIRAGAEHM, encoded by the coding sequence ATGCCCACGCACACCTTCCAGCTCAACGGCGAGACCGTGACGGTCGACGTCGAGGACGACGTCCGCATCCTCTGGGTCCTGCGCGACGTCCTCGGCGTGACCGGACCCAAGTACGGCTGCGGGATCAACGTCTGCAAGGCCTGCACGTCGCACATCAACGGCAAGGCGTTCAACCCGTGCGCCGTACCGGTCGGGGCGATCGGGCCGGACGACGAGATCACCACGATCGAGGGTCTCGCCGACACCGCCCCCGGTGCCGGGCTGCACCCGATGCAGGAGGCCTGGCTGGAGTACGACGTCGCGCAGTGCGGCTACTGCCAGCCGGGGCAGATCATGGCGGCGGTCGCGCTGGTCGAGCGGGTCCGGGCCGAGCGCCGCGCGATCACCGAGGACGACCTCGACTCGATCCGCAACGTCTGCCGGTGTGGCACCTACCCGCGGATCCGGGACGCGATCAGGGCCGGGGCCGAGCACATGTAG
- a CDS encoding LysE/ArgO family amino acid transporter: MLAPTVAGLLTTASLIVAIGAQNAYVLRQGLLRSHVGVVVLICAASDAILIAAGIAGVGALVDRAGWALVLVRWLGVAFLLGYAAGSLRRAARPESLAVVTGEGGVESRRGVVTRTILLTWLNPHVYLDTLLLIGSVAAAHDGGEPAGRWWFGLGAAAASVLWFCGLGFGARLLAPLLARPRAWQVVELCIAATMVLVAVRLALG; encoded by the coding sequence GTGCTCGCTCCCACCGTCGCCGGCCTGCTGACGACGGCGTCCCTCATCGTCGCGATCGGAGCCCAGAACGCCTACGTCCTACGCCAGGGGCTGCTCCGCTCCCACGTCGGGGTCGTCGTACTGATCTGCGCGGCGTCCGACGCGATCCTGATCGCGGCCGGCATCGCCGGCGTCGGTGCCCTCGTCGACCGGGCGGGCTGGGCGCTCGTGCTCGTGCGCTGGCTGGGCGTCGCCTTCCTGCTCGGGTACGCCGCCGGCTCGCTGCGCCGCGCCGCGCGGCCGGAGTCGCTGGCGGTGGTCACGGGCGAGGGCGGCGTCGAGAGCCGCCGCGGCGTGGTCACCCGCACGATCCTGCTCACCTGGCTCAACCCGCACGTATACCTCGACACCCTCCTCCTCATCGGCTCCGTCGCCGCCGCTCACGACGGCGGCGAGCCCGCCGGCCGCTGGTGGTTCGGGCTCGGGGCGGCGGCGGCGAGCGTGCTGTGGTTCTGCGGGCTCGGGTTCGGGGCCCGGCTGCTCGCCCCCCTCCTGGCGCGTCCGCGCGCGTGGCAGGTCGTGGAGCTGTGCATCGCGGCGACGATGGTCCTGGTCGCCGTGAGGCTCGCGCTGGGCTGA